From the genome of Ptychodera flava strain L36383 chromosome 20, AS_Pfla_20210202, whole genome shotgun sequence, one region includes:
- the LOC139120293 gene encoding uncharacterized protein isoform X2, producing MMDKQAISKGPMIRSPRSQTADTGTSRDTANSSMSDAAVRTRIAADLSPRSCPDYNVKCGSERREAAAPARSSNKGQDSAASSKQRRKSHEKMGTRMAVPQPSSAERFSEAENGKAARENCTPGQLQAIVTPSDAECVTTRRSGMTNCLSRELRKSHPVTSGAGQNEAKEKRHAGRVLKAAHSCPALTDLSDLKLDCNSSKNSISRAAKQTSKIDQVTKPAQALGRHLGKLHRTSSNISRYTIAGSLPSEQLPQSRPPKPPSWQNFVRENNQSKPEGPASSGPNAGDPNSNGLRCAYCKEQYSCCHGNEQRRVPPKIRRTRSLLTIDERDLPETELVISLSETKPMEFNLKQSVHDDRIYLRENDVRCRKWLETVQESDIKPHEMETEVTCEVEMDEDKLEHWHDQCPSTAGDSSDGDTSTDLSTDESDDD from the exons ATGATGGACAAACAAGCCATTTCTAAAG GACCGATGATACGATCACCTCGCTCACAGACAGCGGACACTGGTACCAGCCGGGACACGGCGAACAGCAGCATGTCTGACGCGGCGGTCAGAACACGCATCGCCGCCGATCTGAGCCCGAGGAGTTGCCCGGACTACAACGTCAAGTGCGGCTCTGAGAGGAGGGAGGCGGCTGCCCCCGCTCGGAGCTCGAACAAGGGCCAAGACAGCGCGGCGTCCAGCAAACAGCGGAGGAAATCGCATGAGAAAATGGGCACACGTATGGCCGTACCACAGCCAAGCAGTGCCGAGAGATTCAGCGAGGCGGAAAATGGAAAAGCTGCTAGAGAGAACTGCACACCGGGCCAGTTGCAAGCCATCGTCACACCTAGTGACGCCGAATGTGTTACGACCAGGAGGTCTGGGATGACGAACTGTCTCAGTAGGGAACTTCGGAAAAGTCACCCAGTCACATCGGGAGCCGGCCAGAATGAAGCCAAGGAGAAGAGACACGCGGGTCGTGTTCTGAAGGCAGCTCATTCTTGTCCGGCTCTGACTGACCTGAGTGATCTAAAGCTGGACTGTAATTCGAGTAAAAACTCAATCAGTCGTGCTGCAAAACAGACTTCTAAAATAGATCAGGTAACGAAGCCTGCGCAAGCCCTGGGTCGCCATCTTGGCAAGCTACATCGAACGTCAAGTAATATTTCCAGATACACGATTGCGGGGTCACTGCCTTCCGAACAGTTGCCACAGAGTAGACCACCGAAACCGCCATCGTGGCAGAACTTCGTACGCGAGAACAACCAAAGCAAACCGGAGGGGCCCGCCTCCTCCGGTCCCAACGCAGGTGACCCGAACTCCAACGGACTGAGGTGCGCGTATTGCAAAGAGCAGTACtcctgttgccatggcaacgagCAGCGGCGGGTTCCCCCGAAGATACGCCGGACTCGGAGTCTGCTTACGATCGACGAGCGCGACCTGCCCGAGACCGAGCTTGTGATCAGCCTGTCGGAGACCAAGCCCATGGAGTTCAACCTGAAACAGTCGGTGCACGACGACCGCATTTACCTTCGAGAGAACGACGTGCGCTGCCGAAAGTGGCTGGAGACCGTGCAGGAGTCGGACATCAAACCGCACGAGATGGAGACCGAAGTCACGTGCGAGGTGGAGATGGACGAAGATAAACTTGAACACTGGCATGACCAATGTCCGTCGACGGCCGGGGACTCTTCTGACGGCGATACGTCGACTGACTTGTCGACGGACGAATCGGATGACGACTGA
- the LOC139120293 gene encoding uncharacterized protein isoform X1: MFRTTVAGKGDSRERKRLLHRLLTFHLQFLCGSGPMIRSPRSQTADTGTSRDTANSSMSDAAVRTRIAADLSPRSCPDYNVKCGSERREAAAPARSSNKGQDSAASSKQRRKSHEKMGTRMAVPQPSSAERFSEAENGKAARENCTPGQLQAIVTPSDAECVTTRRSGMTNCLSRELRKSHPVTSGAGQNEAKEKRHAGRVLKAAHSCPALTDLSDLKLDCNSSKNSISRAAKQTSKIDQVTKPAQALGRHLGKLHRTSSNISRYTIAGSLPSEQLPQSRPPKPPSWQNFVRENNQSKPEGPASSGPNAGDPNSNGLRCAYCKEQYSCCHGNEQRRVPPKIRRTRSLLTIDERDLPETELVISLSETKPMEFNLKQSVHDDRIYLRENDVRCRKWLETVQESDIKPHEMETEVTCEVEMDEDKLEHWHDQCPSTAGDSSDGDTSTDLSTDESDDD, encoded by the exons ATGTTCAGAACCACCGTTGCCGGGAAAGGTGACAGCCGTGAACGGAAGCGCCTTCTGCACAGACTTCTTACGTTCCACCTGCAATTCCTCTGTGGGTCTG GACCGATGATACGATCACCTCGCTCACAGACAGCGGACACTGGTACCAGCCGGGACACGGCGAACAGCAGCATGTCTGACGCGGCGGTCAGAACACGCATCGCCGCCGATCTGAGCCCGAGGAGTTGCCCGGACTACAACGTCAAGTGCGGCTCTGAGAGGAGGGAGGCGGCTGCCCCCGCTCGGAGCTCGAACAAGGGCCAAGACAGCGCGGCGTCCAGCAAACAGCGGAGGAAATCGCATGAGAAAATGGGCACACGTATGGCCGTACCACAGCCAAGCAGTGCCGAGAGATTCAGCGAGGCGGAAAATGGAAAAGCTGCTAGAGAGAACTGCACACCGGGCCAGTTGCAAGCCATCGTCACACCTAGTGACGCCGAATGTGTTACGACCAGGAGGTCTGGGATGACGAACTGTCTCAGTAGGGAACTTCGGAAAAGTCACCCAGTCACATCGGGAGCCGGCCAGAATGAAGCCAAGGAGAAGAGACACGCGGGTCGTGTTCTGAAGGCAGCTCATTCTTGTCCGGCTCTGACTGACCTGAGTGATCTAAAGCTGGACTGTAATTCGAGTAAAAACTCAATCAGTCGTGCTGCAAAACAGACTTCTAAAATAGATCAGGTAACGAAGCCTGCGCAAGCCCTGGGTCGCCATCTTGGCAAGCTACATCGAACGTCAAGTAATATTTCCAGATACACGATTGCGGGGTCACTGCCTTCCGAACAGTTGCCACAGAGTAGACCACCGAAACCGCCATCGTGGCAGAACTTCGTACGCGAGAACAACCAAAGCAAACCGGAGGGGCCCGCCTCCTCCGGTCCCAACGCAGGTGACCCGAACTCCAACGGACTGAGGTGCGCGTATTGCAAAGAGCAGTACtcctgttgccatggcaacgagCAGCGGCGGGTTCCCCCGAAGATACGCCGGACTCGGAGTCTGCTTACGATCGACGAGCGCGACCTGCCCGAGACCGAGCTTGTGATCAGCCTGTCGGAGACCAAGCCCATGGAGTTCAACCTGAAACAGTCGGTGCACGACGACCGCATTTACCTTCGAGAGAACGACGTGCGCTGCCGAAAGTGGCTGGAGACCGTGCAGGAGTCGGACATCAAACCGCACGAGATGGAGACCGAAGTCACGTGCGAGGTGGAGATGGACGAAGATAAACTTGAACACTGGCATGACCAATGTCCGTCGACGGCCGGGGACTCTTCTGACGGCGATACGTCGACTGACTTGTCGACGGACGAATCGGATGACGACTGA
- the LOC139120293 gene encoding uncharacterized protein isoform X3 has translation MIRSPRSQTADTGTSRDTANSSMSDAAVRTRIAADLSPRSCPDYNVKCGSERREAAAPARSSNKGQDSAASSKQRRKSHEKMGTRMAVPQPSSAERFSEAENGKAARENCTPGQLQAIVTPSDAECVTTRRSGMTNCLSRELRKSHPVTSGAGQNEAKEKRHAGRVLKAAHSCPALTDLSDLKLDCNSSKNSISRAAKQTSKIDQVTKPAQALGRHLGKLHRTSSNISRYTIAGSLPSEQLPQSRPPKPPSWQNFVRENNQSKPEGPASSGPNAGDPNSNGLRCAYCKEQYSCCHGNEQRRVPPKIRRTRSLLTIDERDLPETELVISLSETKPMEFNLKQSVHDDRIYLRENDVRCRKWLETVQESDIKPHEMETEVTCEVEMDEDKLEHWHDQCPSTAGDSSDGDTSTDLSTDESDDD, from the coding sequence ATGATACGATCACCTCGCTCACAGACAGCGGACACTGGTACCAGCCGGGACACGGCGAACAGCAGCATGTCTGACGCGGCGGTCAGAACACGCATCGCCGCCGATCTGAGCCCGAGGAGTTGCCCGGACTACAACGTCAAGTGCGGCTCTGAGAGGAGGGAGGCGGCTGCCCCCGCTCGGAGCTCGAACAAGGGCCAAGACAGCGCGGCGTCCAGCAAACAGCGGAGGAAATCGCATGAGAAAATGGGCACACGTATGGCCGTACCACAGCCAAGCAGTGCCGAGAGATTCAGCGAGGCGGAAAATGGAAAAGCTGCTAGAGAGAACTGCACACCGGGCCAGTTGCAAGCCATCGTCACACCTAGTGACGCCGAATGTGTTACGACCAGGAGGTCTGGGATGACGAACTGTCTCAGTAGGGAACTTCGGAAAAGTCACCCAGTCACATCGGGAGCCGGCCAGAATGAAGCCAAGGAGAAGAGACACGCGGGTCGTGTTCTGAAGGCAGCTCATTCTTGTCCGGCTCTGACTGACCTGAGTGATCTAAAGCTGGACTGTAATTCGAGTAAAAACTCAATCAGTCGTGCTGCAAAACAGACTTCTAAAATAGATCAGGTAACGAAGCCTGCGCAAGCCCTGGGTCGCCATCTTGGCAAGCTACATCGAACGTCAAGTAATATTTCCAGATACACGATTGCGGGGTCACTGCCTTCCGAACAGTTGCCACAGAGTAGACCACCGAAACCGCCATCGTGGCAGAACTTCGTACGCGAGAACAACCAAAGCAAACCGGAGGGGCCCGCCTCCTCCGGTCCCAACGCAGGTGACCCGAACTCCAACGGACTGAGGTGCGCGTATTGCAAAGAGCAGTACtcctgttgccatggcaacgagCAGCGGCGGGTTCCCCCGAAGATACGCCGGACTCGGAGTCTGCTTACGATCGACGAGCGCGACCTGCCCGAGACCGAGCTTGTGATCAGCCTGTCGGAGACCAAGCCCATGGAGTTCAACCTGAAACAGTCGGTGCACGACGACCGCATTTACCTTCGAGAGAACGACGTGCGCTGCCGAAAGTGGCTGGAGACCGTGCAGGAGTCGGACATCAAACCGCACGAGATGGAGACCGAAGTCACGTGCGAGGTGGAGATGGACGAAGATAAACTTGAACACTGGCATGACCAATGTCCGTCGACGGCCGGGGACTCTTCTGACGGCGATACGTCGACTGACTTGTCGACGGACGAATCGGATGACGACTGA